In the Cydia splendana chromosome 2, ilCydSple1.2, whole genome shotgun sequence genome, one interval contains:
- the LOC134805607 gene encoding microtubule-associated protein tau isoform X1, which yields METNNVHRAQTEIRPPVPGVVGPEVPGPAQFPPRPPLNRADSRSAFPPVSLRPAASPQPQQRPQFQPGGPVAGPPQFAPRPGPLPPRGIAPPGPQQIRTQQPLRPSGPQSFAPQLGPRPIQSPAPGQPSPRGLPPTNLQFGPRPTPQIAGAITPDGTRPPPQLPQQSNNAIPKNGIFQNPATGLLSRQSSQGSLKGLDISNSIQNKTANLDNQGIITNLNDSKPENGTDTLGPKGRSYSIAAAPGAPSPLKVEDDRRKSVSSIGGTSLDYASRSPGLGLIQEGKFDSQENVRSSVGNIKPGLANDPKDMIERPESRMSGSKMTDSFIGSLPTAIPKKKLDDDDDVVLQNNLTPAKNVSENITNQTRTDTFDRSPSLTRSDDSPELKQKTTPSPVISNKSQSVTPEPQRPKTPKVETKPEARFEQNREAKPVVTPAPKTKSPVVDAKPPLAVHKPTELNMASPDSKKSITPKRIASASKSRPKDGDNDSGVDESTQGNDPNGSPGSPNKKNASKLPTKEKSSSSLKPSLSRSSSKSATAKTPENPQPTEKKKIPMNKIQVGNAPSPNIKTVKSKIGSLDNATYKPGGGKVKIENRKLEFKAGPRIAAKNETYTPSGGTKKITTTKLEWNAKSKIGSLENAAYKPGGGDKKIETVKLDFKDKAKPKVASTVNITHKPGGGAIKPTVIAKKRTRGDHYYMSVHEWSEEPRPLTRCRSARAPHTPRTPRALSPRKHAEDYEDEDRIIRNNERNRRASLARPASARAPMRSACARPTSLAQRPAFRVY from the exons GCTCAAACGGAAATACGACCTCCAGTTCCCGGCGTAGTAGGGCCTGAAGTGCCTGGGCCTGCACAGTTTCCACCCCGTCCTCCACTGAACCGAGCCGACTCCCGATCAGCCTTTCCACCAGTTTCACTGAGACCTGCCGCTTCACCTCAGCCTCAACAAAGGCCTCAATTTCAACCTGGTGGACCAGTCGCAGGTCCACCCCAGTTTGCTCCCAGGCCTGGTCCTCTACCTCCACGTGGTATAGCGCCTCCTGGTCCTCAGCAAATTCGAACTCAACAACCGCTGCGTCCTTCTGGTCCTCAATCATTTGCGCCTCAGCTGGGTCCTAGACCGATTCAGTCACCTGCACCAGGTCAGCCATCGCCAAGAGGCCTGCCACCTACTAATCTACAGTTTGGCCCTAGACCTACACCACAGATTGCCGGTGCCATCACGCCCGACGGTACGAGGCCCCCACCACAATTACCACAACAATCGAATAACGCCATACCTAAAAACGGAATATTTCAGAACCCTGCTACTGGGCTACTTTCACGGCAGTCGTCTCAAGGTTCTTTAAAAGGCCTAGATATTTCAAACtcaattcaaaataaaacagcAAATCTGGATAACCAAGGTATAATCACAAACCTAAATGACAGTAAACCAGAAAATGGCACAGATACGCTGGGTCCGAAAGGAAGAAGTTACAGTATTGCAGCAGCTCCCGGAGCGCCGAGCCCACTCAAGGTTGAAGATGACCGGAGAAAATCTGTCAGTTCTATTGGAGGCACATCACTGGACTATGCCAGTCGAAGTCCCGGTCTTGGGCTAATACAAGAAGGAAAGTTTGACAGTCAAGAAAATGTACGTAGTTCAGTAGGCAACATAAAACCTGGATTAGCTAACGATCCTAAAGATATGATCGAGCGACCGGAGTCACGAATGTCCGGATCAAAAATGACCGACTCATTTATTGGTTCACTACCGACTGCAATACCGAAAAAGAAATtagatgatgacgatgatgtaGTTTTGCAAAACAATTTAACACCTGCTAAAAATGTTTCCGAAAATATTACAAATCAGACCAGAACTGATACATTCGATCGTTCTCCATCTTTGACTCGCAGTGATGATTCACCAGAACTGAAGCAAAAGACTACCCCAAGCCCAGTAATATCCAATAAATCCCAAAGTGTTACTCCAGAACCACAGCGACCTAAGACACCAAAAGTGGAGACAAAACCAGAAGCACGATTTGAACAAAACAGAGAAGCCAAACCAGTAGTAACACCGGCACCGAAAACTAAATCTCCCGTTGTGGATGCAAAGCCTCCTTTGGCTGTACACAAACCCACAGAACTAAATATGGCCTCACCAGACTCCAAAAAATCTATCACACCCAAAAGAATAGCTTCTGCTTCTAAATCACGTCCTAAAG ATGGTGACAACGACAGTGGTGTGGATGAATCTACCCAaggaaat GATCCCAACGGATCTCCTGGGTCTCCGAACAAGAAAAATGCGAGCAAGTTACCCACAAAAGAAAAATCAAGCAGCAGTCTTAAGCCAAGTCTTTCGCGGTCATCTAGCAAAAGTGCGACGGCCAAAACTCCAGAAAACCCACAACCTACTGAAAAAAAGA AAATACCTATGAACAAGATCCAAGTGGGAAATGCTCCATCgccaaatattaaaacagtGAAATCAAAGATTGGATCTTTGGACAACGCGACGTACAAGCCTGGCGGGGGTAAAGTCAAGATAGAAAATAGAAAGCTCGAATTCAAAGCGGGTCCTAGAATTGCTGCTAAGAATGAAACTTATACTCCAAGTGGTGGAACTAAGAAG ATTACAACTACAAAATTGGAGTGGAACGCTAAATCGAAGATTGGATCCCTAGAAAATGCTGCGTACAAGCCAGGCGGTGGAGATAAGAAAATTGAAACTGTGAAACTGGACTTCAAGGATAAAGCCAAGCCTAAGGTCGCATCTACAGTAAACATAACTCACAAACCTGGGGGCGGTGCCATTAAG CCGACAGTTATAGCTAAGAAAAGGACGAGAGGA GATCACTATTACATGTCAGTGCATGAGTGGTCGGAGGAGCCGCGGCCGTTGACGCGCTGCCGATCGGCGCGCGCGCCGCACACGCCCCGCACTCCGCGCGCCCTCTCCCCCCGCAAGCACGCCGAAGACTACGAGGACGAGGACCGTATCATAAGGAACAACGAGAGGAACAGGCGTGCTTCCTTAGCGCGCCCAGCTAGCGCCAGAGCTCCGATGCGCTCGGCCTGTGCGCGTCCGACATCACTAGCGCAGCGACCCGCGTTCAGGGTTTATTAA
- the LOC134805607 gene encoding microtubule-associated protein tau isoform X2 yields the protein METNNVHRAQTEIRPPVPGVVGPEVPGPAQFPPRPPLNRADSRSAFPPVSLRPAASPQPQQRPQFQPGGPVAGPPQFAPRPGPLPPRGIAPPGPQQIRTQQPLRPSGPQSFAPQLGPRPIQSPAPGQPSPRGLPPTNLQFGPRPTPQIAGAITPDGTRPPPQLPQQSNNAIPKNGIFQNPATGLLSRQSSQGSLKGLDISNSIQNKTANLDNQGIITNLNDSKPENGTDTLGPKGRSYSIAAAPGAPSPLKVEDDRRKSVSSIGGTSLDYASRSPGLGLIQEGKFDSQENVRSSVGNIKPGLANDPKDMIERPESRMSGSKMTDSFIGSLPTAIPKKKLDDDDDVVLQNNLTPAKNVSENITNQTRTDTFDRSPSLTRSDDSPELKQKTTPSPVISNKSQSVTPEPQRPKTPKVETKPEARFEQNREAKPVVTPAPKTKSPVVDAKPPLAVHKPTELNMASPDSKKSITPKRIASASKSRPKDGDNDSGVDESTQGNDPNGSPGSPNKKNASKLPTKEKSSSSLKPSLSRSSSKSATAKTPENPQPTEKKKIPMNKIQVGNAPSPNIKTVKSKIGSLDNATYKPGGGKVKIENRKLEFKAGPRIAAKNETYTPSGGTKKITTTKLEWNAKSKIGSLENAAYKPGGGDKKIETVKLDFKDKAKPKVASTVNITHKPGGGAIKDHYYMSVHEWSEEPRPLTRCRSARAPHTPRTPRALSPRKHAEDYEDEDRIIRNNERNRRASLARPASARAPMRSACARPTSLAQRPAFRVY from the exons GCTCAAACGGAAATACGACCTCCAGTTCCCGGCGTAGTAGGGCCTGAAGTGCCTGGGCCTGCACAGTTTCCACCCCGTCCTCCACTGAACCGAGCCGACTCCCGATCAGCCTTTCCACCAGTTTCACTGAGACCTGCCGCTTCACCTCAGCCTCAACAAAGGCCTCAATTTCAACCTGGTGGACCAGTCGCAGGTCCACCCCAGTTTGCTCCCAGGCCTGGTCCTCTACCTCCACGTGGTATAGCGCCTCCTGGTCCTCAGCAAATTCGAACTCAACAACCGCTGCGTCCTTCTGGTCCTCAATCATTTGCGCCTCAGCTGGGTCCTAGACCGATTCAGTCACCTGCACCAGGTCAGCCATCGCCAAGAGGCCTGCCACCTACTAATCTACAGTTTGGCCCTAGACCTACACCACAGATTGCCGGTGCCATCACGCCCGACGGTACGAGGCCCCCACCACAATTACCACAACAATCGAATAACGCCATACCTAAAAACGGAATATTTCAGAACCCTGCTACTGGGCTACTTTCACGGCAGTCGTCTCAAGGTTCTTTAAAAGGCCTAGATATTTCAAACtcaattcaaaataaaacagcAAATCTGGATAACCAAGGTATAATCACAAACCTAAATGACAGTAAACCAGAAAATGGCACAGATACGCTGGGTCCGAAAGGAAGAAGTTACAGTATTGCAGCAGCTCCCGGAGCGCCGAGCCCACTCAAGGTTGAAGATGACCGGAGAAAATCTGTCAGTTCTATTGGAGGCACATCACTGGACTATGCCAGTCGAAGTCCCGGTCTTGGGCTAATACAAGAAGGAAAGTTTGACAGTCAAGAAAATGTACGTAGTTCAGTAGGCAACATAAAACCTGGATTAGCTAACGATCCTAAAGATATGATCGAGCGACCGGAGTCACGAATGTCCGGATCAAAAATGACCGACTCATTTATTGGTTCACTACCGACTGCAATACCGAAAAAGAAATtagatgatgacgatgatgtaGTTTTGCAAAACAATTTAACACCTGCTAAAAATGTTTCCGAAAATATTACAAATCAGACCAGAACTGATACATTCGATCGTTCTCCATCTTTGACTCGCAGTGATGATTCACCAGAACTGAAGCAAAAGACTACCCCAAGCCCAGTAATATCCAATAAATCCCAAAGTGTTACTCCAGAACCACAGCGACCTAAGACACCAAAAGTGGAGACAAAACCAGAAGCACGATTTGAACAAAACAGAGAAGCCAAACCAGTAGTAACACCGGCACCGAAAACTAAATCTCCCGTTGTGGATGCAAAGCCTCCTTTGGCTGTACACAAACCCACAGAACTAAATATGGCCTCACCAGACTCCAAAAAATCTATCACACCCAAAAGAATAGCTTCTGCTTCTAAATCACGTCCTAAAG ATGGTGACAACGACAGTGGTGTGGATGAATCTACCCAaggaaat GATCCCAACGGATCTCCTGGGTCTCCGAACAAGAAAAATGCGAGCAAGTTACCCACAAAAGAAAAATCAAGCAGCAGTCTTAAGCCAAGTCTTTCGCGGTCATCTAGCAAAAGTGCGACGGCCAAAACTCCAGAAAACCCACAACCTACTGAAAAAAAGA AAATACCTATGAACAAGATCCAAGTGGGAAATGCTCCATCgccaaatattaaaacagtGAAATCAAAGATTGGATCTTTGGACAACGCGACGTACAAGCCTGGCGGGGGTAAAGTCAAGATAGAAAATAGAAAGCTCGAATTCAAAGCGGGTCCTAGAATTGCTGCTAAGAATGAAACTTATACTCCAAGTGGTGGAACTAAGAAG ATTACAACTACAAAATTGGAGTGGAACGCTAAATCGAAGATTGGATCCCTAGAAAATGCTGCGTACAAGCCAGGCGGTGGAGATAAGAAAATTGAAACTGTGAAACTGGACTTCAAGGATAAAGCCAAGCCTAAGGTCGCATCTACAGTAAACATAACTCACAAACCTGGGGGCGGTGCCATTAAG GATCACTATTACATGTCAGTGCATGAGTGGTCGGAGGAGCCGCGGCCGTTGACGCGCTGCCGATCGGCGCGCGCGCCGCACACGCCCCGCACTCCGCGCGCCCTCTCCCCCCGCAAGCACGCCGAAGACTACGAGGACGAGGACCGTATCATAAGGAACAACGAGAGGAACAGGCGTGCTTCCTTAGCGCGCCCAGCTAGCGCCAGAGCTCCGATGCGCTCGGCCTGTGCGCGTCCGACATCACTAGCGCAGCGACCCGCGTTCAGGGTTTATTAA
- the LOC134805607 gene encoding microtubule-associated protein tau isoform X5 — translation METNNVHRAQTEIRPPVPGVVGPEVPGPAQFPPRPPLNRADSRSAFPPVSLRPAASPQPQQRPQFQPGGPVAGPPQFAPRPGPLPPRGIAPPGPQQIRTQQPLRPSGPQSFAPQLGPRPIQSPAPGQPSPRGLPPTNLQFGPRPTPQIAGAITPDGTRPPPQLPQQSNNAIPKNGIFQNPATGLLSRQSSQGSLKGLDISNSIQNKTANLDNQGIITNLNDSKPENGTDTLGPKGRSYSIAAAPGAPSPLKVEDDRRKSVSSIGGTSLDYASRSPGLGLIQEGKFDSQENVRSSVGNIKPGLANDPKDMIERPESRMSGSKMTDSFIGSLPTAIPKKKLDDDDDVVLQNNLTPAKNVSENITNQTRTDTFDRSPSLTRSDDSPELKQKTTPSPVISNKSQSVTPEPQRPKTPKVETKPEARFEQNREAKPVVTPAPKTKSPVVDAKPPLAVHKPTELNMASPDSKKSITPKRIASASKSRPKDGDNDSGVDESTQGNDPNGSPGSPNKKNASKLPTKEKSSSSLKPSLSRSSSKSATAKTPENPQPTEKKKIPMNKIQVGNAPSPNIKTVKSKIGSLDNATYKPGGGKVKIENRKLEFKAGPRIAAKNETYTPSGGTKKITTTKLEWNAKSKIGSLENAAYKPGGGDKKIETVKLDFKDKAKPKVASTVNITHKPGGGAIKPTVIAKKRTRGVSNKITITCQCMSGRRSRGR, via the exons GCTCAAACGGAAATACGACCTCCAGTTCCCGGCGTAGTAGGGCCTGAAGTGCCTGGGCCTGCACAGTTTCCACCCCGTCCTCCACTGAACCGAGCCGACTCCCGATCAGCCTTTCCACCAGTTTCACTGAGACCTGCCGCTTCACCTCAGCCTCAACAAAGGCCTCAATTTCAACCTGGTGGACCAGTCGCAGGTCCACCCCAGTTTGCTCCCAGGCCTGGTCCTCTACCTCCACGTGGTATAGCGCCTCCTGGTCCTCAGCAAATTCGAACTCAACAACCGCTGCGTCCTTCTGGTCCTCAATCATTTGCGCCTCAGCTGGGTCCTAGACCGATTCAGTCACCTGCACCAGGTCAGCCATCGCCAAGAGGCCTGCCACCTACTAATCTACAGTTTGGCCCTAGACCTACACCACAGATTGCCGGTGCCATCACGCCCGACGGTACGAGGCCCCCACCACAATTACCACAACAATCGAATAACGCCATACCTAAAAACGGAATATTTCAGAACCCTGCTACTGGGCTACTTTCACGGCAGTCGTCTCAAGGTTCTTTAAAAGGCCTAGATATTTCAAACtcaattcaaaataaaacagcAAATCTGGATAACCAAGGTATAATCACAAACCTAAATGACAGTAAACCAGAAAATGGCACAGATACGCTGGGTCCGAAAGGAAGAAGTTACAGTATTGCAGCAGCTCCCGGAGCGCCGAGCCCACTCAAGGTTGAAGATGACCGGAGAAAATCTGTCAGTTCTATTGGAGGCACATCACTGGACTATGCCAGTCGAAGTCCCGGTCTTGGGCTAATACAAGAAGGAAAGTTTGACAGTCAAGAAAATGTACGTAGTTCAGTAGGCAACATAAAACCTGGATTAGCTAACGATCCTAAAGATATGATCGAGCGACCGGAGTCACGAATGTCCGGATCAAAAATGACCGACTCATTTATTGGTTCACTACCGACTGCAATACCGAAAAAGAAATtagatgatgacgatgatgtaGTTTTGCAAAACAATTTAACACCTGCTAAAAATGTTTCCGAAAATATTACAAATCAGACCAGAACTGATACATTCGATCGTTCTCCATCTTTGACTCGCAGTGATGATTCACCAGAACTGAAGCAAAAGACTACCCCAAGCCCAGTAATATCCAATAAATCCCAAAGTGTTACTCCAGAACCACAGCGACCTAAGACACCAAAAGTGGAGACAAAACCAGAAGCACGATTTGAACAAAACAGAGAAGCCAAACCAGTAGTAACACCGGCACCGAAAACTAAATCTCCCGTTGTGGATGCAAAGCCTCCTTTGGCTGTACACAAACCCACAGAACTAAATATGGCCTCACCAGACTCCAAAAAATCTATCACACCCAAAAGAATAGCTTCTGCTTCTAAATCACGTCCTAAAG ATGGTGACAACGACAGTGGTGTGGATGAATCTACCCAaggaaat GATCCCAACGGATCTCCTGGGTCTCCGAACAAGAAAAATGCGAGCAAGTTACCCACAAAAGAAAAATCAAGCAGCAGTCTTAAGCCAAGTCTTTCGCGGTCATCTAGCAAAAGTGCGACGGCCAAAACTCCAGAAAACCCACAACCTACTGAAAAAAAGA AAATACCTATGAACAAGATCCAAGTGGGAAATGCTCCATCgccaaatattaaaacagtGAAATCAAAGATTGGATCTTTGGACAACGCGACGTACAAGCCTGGCGGGGGTAAAGTCAAGATAGAAAATAGAAAGCTCGAATTCAAAGCGGGTCCTAGAATTGCTGCTAAGAATGAAACTTATACTCCAAGTGGTGGAACTAAGAAG ATTACAACTACAAAATTGGAGTGGAACGCTAAATCGAAGATTGGATCCCTAGAAAATGCTGCGTACAAGCCAGGCGGTGGAGATAAGAAAATTGAAACTGTGAAACTGGACTTCAAGGATAAAGCCAAGCCTAAGGTCGCATCTACAGTAAACATAACTCACAAACCTGGGGGCGGTGCCATTAAG CCGACAGTTATAGCTAAGAAAAGGACGAGAGGAGTAAGTAACAA GATCACTATTACATGTCAGTGCATGAGTGGTCGGAGGAGCCGCGGCCGTTGA
- the LOC134805607 gene encoding microtubule-associated protein tau isoform X6, with protein METNNVHRAQTEIRPPVPGVVGPEVPGPAQFPPRPPLNRADSRSAFPPVSLRPAASPQPQQRPQFQPGGPVAGPPQFAPRPGPLPPRGIAPPGPQQIRTQQPLRPSGPQSFAPQLGPRPIQSPAPGQPSPRGLPPTNLQFGPRPTPQIAGAITPDGTRPPPQLPQQSNNAIPKNGIFQNPATGLLSRQSSQGSLKGLDISNSIQNKTANLDNQGIITNLNDSKPENGTDTLGPKGRSYSIAAAPGAPSPLKVEDDRRKSVSSIGGTSLDYASRSPGLGLIQEGKFDSQENVRSSVGNIKPGLANDPKDMIERPESRMSGSKMTDSFIGSLPTAIPKKKLDDDDDVVLQNNLTPAKNVSENITNQTRTDTFDRSPSLTRSDDSPELKQKTTPSPVISNKSQSVTPEPQRPKTPKVETKPEARFEQNREAKPVVTPAPKTKSPVVDAKPPLAVHKPTELNMASPDSKKSITPKRIASASKSRPKDGDNDSGVDESTQGNDPNGSPGSPNKKNASKLPTKEKSSSSLKPSLSRSSSKSATAKTPENPQPTEKKKIPMNKIQVGNAPSPNIKTVKSKIGSLDNATYKPGGGKVKIENRKLEFKAGPRIAAKNETYTPSGGTKKITTTKLEWNAKSKIGSLENAAYKPGGGDKKIETVKLDFKDKAKPKVASTVNITHKPGGGAIKSPVPPAAQTPKSDENLNQQQC; from the exons GCTCAAACGGAAATACGACCTCCAGTTCCCGGCGTAGTAGGGCCTGAAGTGCCTGGGCCTGCACAGTTTCCACCCCGTCCTCCACTGAACCGAGCCGACTCCCGATCAGCCTTTCCACCAGTTTCACTGAGACCTGCCGCTTCACCTCAGCCTCAACAAAGGCCTCAATTTCAACCTGGTGGACCAGTCGCAGGTCCACCCCAGTTTGCTCCCAGGCCTGGTCCTCTACCTCCACGTGGTATAGCGCCTCCTGGTCCTCAGCAAATTCGAACTCAACAACCGCTGCGTCCTTCTGGTCCTCAATCATTTGCGCCTCAGCTGGGTCCTAGACCGATTCAGTCACCTGCACCAGGTCAGCCATCGCCAAGAGGCCTGCCACCTACTAATCTACAGTTTGGCCCTAGACCTACACCACAGATTGCCGGTGCCATCACGCCCGACGGTACGAGGCCCCCACCACAATTACCACAACAATCGAATAACGCCATACCTAAAAACGGAATATTTCAGAACCCTGCTACTGGGCTACTTTCACGGCAGTCGTCTCAAGGTTCTTTAAAAGGCCTAGATATTTCAAACtcaattcaaaataaaacagcAAATCTGGATAACCAAGGTATAATCACAAACCTAAATGACAGTAAACCAGAAAATGGCACAGATACGCTGGGTCCGAAAGGAAGAAGTTACAGTATTGCAGCAGCTCCCGGAGCGCCGAGCCCACTCAAGGTTGAAGATGACCGGAGAAAATCTGTCAGTTCTATTGGAGGCACATCACTGGACTATGCCAGTCGAAGTCCCGGTCTTGGGCTAATACAAGAAGGAAAGTTTGACAGTCAAGAAAATGTACGTAGTTCAGTAGGCAACATAAAACCTGGATTAGCTAACGATCCTAAAGATATGATCGAGCGACCGGAGTCACGAATGTCCGGATCAAAAATGACCGACTCATTTATTGGTTCACTACCGACTGCAATACCGAAAAAGAAATtagatgatgacgatgatgtaGTTTTGCAAAACAATTTAACACCTGCTAAAAATGTTTCCGAAAATATTACAAATCAGACCAGAACTGATACATTCGATCGTTCTCCATCTTTGACTCGCAGTGATGATTCACCAGAACTGAAGCAAAAGACTACCCCAAGCCCAGTAATATCCAATAAATCCCAAAGTGTTACTCCAGAACCACAGCGACCTAAGACACCAAAAGTGGAGACAAAACCAGAAGCACGATTTGAACAAAACAGAGAAGCCAAACCAGTAGTAACACCGGCACCGAAAACTAAATCTCCCGTTGTGGATGCAAAGCCTCCTTTGGCTGTACACAAACCCACAGAACTAAATATGGCCTCACCAGACTCCAAAAAATCTATCACACCCAAAAGAATAGCTTCTGCTTCTAAATCACGTCCTAAAG ATGGTGACAACGACAGTGGTGTGGATGAATCTACCCAaggaaat GATCCCAACGGATCTCCTGGGTCTCCGAACAAGAAAAATGCGAGCAAGTTACCCACAAAAGAAAAATCAAGCAGCAGTCTTAAGCCAAGTCTTTCGCGGTCATCTAGCAAAAGTGCGACGGCCAAAACTCCAGAAAACCCACAACCTACTGAAAAAAAGA AAATACCTATGAACAAGATCCAAGTGGGAAATGCTCCATCgccaaatattaaaacagtGAAATCAAAGATTGGATCTTTGGACAACGCGACGTACAAGCCTGGCGGGGGTAAAGTCAAGATAGAAAATAGAAAGCTCGAATTCAAAGCGGGTCCTAGAATTGCTGCTAAGAATGAAACTTATACTCCAAGTGGTGGAACTAAGAAG ATTACAACTACAAAATTGGAGTGGAACGCTAAATCGAAGATTGGATCCCTAGAAAATGCTGCGTACAAGCCAGGCGGTGGAGATAAGAAAATTGAAACTGTGAAACTGGACTTCAAGGATAAAGCCAAGCCTAAGGTCGCATCTACAGTAAACATAACTCACAAACCTGGGGGCGGTGCCATTAAG AGCCCTGTGCCGCCAGCTGCGCAGACACCGAAGTCCGATGAAAATTTGAATCAGCAGCAGTGTTAA